A genomic segment from Labrus bergylta chromosome 3, fLabBer1.1, whole genome shotgun sequence encodes:
- the pros1 gene encoding vitamin K-dependent protein S produces MWRKKRALGESLACLVFLVTLVDAYRFLSQTTASQFLSRHKRANSLFEESKKGNLERECIEELCNKEEAREIFENQPETEYFYPKYVACLGSHRVGIPSQNSDSAIPSDLRTCVKEISNQCTPYPCYKEGSERCVDGQASFTCVCKPGWKGPRCEDDIDECSDPEFPAGCNQKCKNFPGSFHCMCEEGYYITDKINCVDINECLLYSSICAQPAKCVNTPGMYECRCPSGFKYNFTSKTCNDVDECEVNVCDGTCFNTVGSYACHCDGRVGLRLGEDKRYCENIPVCVELYDYKHPEMLYLGEQFAGLPVIYLRFRLPENTKFAAEFDFRTFDPEGVILYAESSQDSWFMLGLRGGRIEVQFKNQHTFKVTSGGKFINDGQWHVISVDELESSISVKISKEAVMSINSPESLFTSVNGKLETKVYIAGLPNRTDNLVKPINPRLDGCIRGWNLMNQGASGVKEVIQERKSKHCFVYVERGSFFSGEGLAQFNNDYRDSGSWNVDVKMNIRPSSSTGVLFALVQNNTVPLSVAVVTQGEEEANLQVFLDGELVATLDSFMLCYPDRLTVQLNVTPTEIQLLANSSRIAFVMPESLQMALERLNSTMQNPISTYIGGVPDNVPLPATPVSAFYHGCMDITISGKQLDFDEALSKHNSIKSHSCPPVSAPESNPEAANPHRK; encoded by the exons ATGTGGAGAAAGAAGCGGGCACTTGGGGAATCCTTGGCTTGTCTCGTGTTTCTTGTGACGCTCGTCGATGCTTATCGAT TCCTGAGCCAGACCACAGCCTCCCAGTTCCTGAGCCGGCACAAGAGAGCAAACTCGCTGTTTGAGGAGAGCAAGAAGGGCAACCTGGAGAGGGAGTGCATCGAGGAGCTGTGCAACAAGGAGGAGGCCAGGGAGATCTTTGAGAACCAGCCCGAGACG GAGTACTTCTACCCCAAATATGTTG CATGTCTGGGTTCACACCGTGTGGGCATACCAAGTCAGAACTCAGATTCTGCCATCCCATCAGACCTGCGCACATGTGTGAAAG aaATTAGTAACCAGTGCACGCCGTATCCATGCTATAAGGAGGGCTCAGAGCGCTGCGTGGATGGTCAGGCCTCCTTCACATGTGTGTGTAAGCCTGGCTGGAAAGGGCCACGCTGTGAAGATG ACATCGACGAGTGTTCAGATCCTGAATTTCCAGCCGGATGTAACCAAAAGTGTAAAAATTTCCCCGGCAGTTTCCACTGTATGTGTGAAGAGGGCTACTACATCACTGACAAGATCAACTGTGTGG atatcaATGAATGCCTCTTGTACTCGAGTATCTGTGCACAACCTGCTAAATGCGTCAACACACCGGGCATGTATGAGTGCCGGTGTCCCTCAGGGTTCAAATATAACTTCACTTCCAAGACCTGCAACG ATGTAGACGAGTGCGAGGTTAATGTGTGCGATGGGACATGCTTCAACACCGTGGGCAGCTATGCGTGCCACTGCGATGGTCGCGTAGGTCTGCGTTTGGGAGAGGATAAGCGATACTGTGAAAAtatccctgtgtgtgtggagttgtACGACTACAAACACCCTGAGATGCTCTACCTGGGGGAACAGTTCGCTGGCCTTCCTGTCATCTATCTGCGCTTCCGTCTACCAGAGAACACAAA GTTTGCAGCAGAGTTTGACTTTCGCACGTTCGACCCAGAGGGAGTTATCTTGTACGCAGAGTCATCCCAGGACTCGTGGTTCATGCTTGGACTGAGAGGAGGTCGAATTGAAGTCCAGTTCAAAAACCAGCACACATTCAAAGTGACCAGCGGAGGGAAATTCATCAATGATGGACAGTGGCATGTG ATCTCTGTGGATGAACTGGAGAGCAGCATCAGCGTGAAGATCAGCAAGGAAGCCGTGATGAGCATCAACAGCCCTGAGAGTCTCTTTACTTCAGTGAATGGCAAACTAGAAACCAAGGTGTACATCGCTGGTCTGCCAAACCGCACAGATAACCTCGTCAAACCT ATCAACCCCCGCCTCGATGGCTGCATCCGGGGCTGGAACTTAATGAACCAGGGGGCATCTGGGGTAAAAGAGGTCATCCAGGAGAGGAAGAGTAAACACTGCTTTGTGTATGTGGAGCGAGGCTCTTTCTTTTCTGGGGAAGGACTGGCACAGTTCAACAATGACTACA GGGATTCTGGGAGCTGGAATGTGGATGTAAAGATGAACATACGCCCATCCAGCAGCACAGGCGTCCTCTTCGCTCTGGTCCAAAACAACACAGTCCCCCTGTCTGTGGCTGTCGTAACgcagggagaagaagaagct AACCTGCAAGTGTTCCTAGATGGCGAACTGGTTGCCACATTGGACTCATTCATGCTGTGTTACCCTGATCGGCTGACAGTGCAGCTGAATGTGACTCCGACAGAAATCCAGCTCTTGGCCAACTCGTCCCGCATCGCCTTCGTGATGCCTGAGAGCCTGCAGATGGCGCTGGAGCGTCTCAACAGCACCATGCAGAACCCCATCAGTACATATATAGGAGGAGTACCAG ACAATGTCCCGTTACCTGCCACCCCCGTGTCAGCGTTTTACCACGGCTGCATGGACATCACTATCAGCGGCAAGCAGCTGGACTTCGACGAGGCTCTCAGCAAACATAACAGCATTAAGTCCCATTCCTGTCCTCCTGTTTCTGCTCCTGAGAGCAACCCTGAGGCTGCAAATCCTCACAGAAAGTGA
- the gas6 gene encoding growth arrest-specific protein 6: MRLTPTKSLSSAAALLILLVVRWSDSISLSPQEAHQFLSRHRRANQVFEETKQGHLERECVEEKCTKEEAREVFENDPETDYFYPKYLACVERFGDAEKKKQDLITCVHNIPDQCSPSPCNPRGTVRCEDKKGDFLCHCFTGWTGATCEQDVDECSKRNGGCDHGCNNTMGSYRCSCRQGYMLVGRHMCHDVDECEDPVVCGTARCENNEGSYDCLCNVGYAYDNETKSCVDVDECETGVCAEECLNTPGSFRCFCDGRQGMKLGQDLRSCKPLTPCMLPSLKKNTRSLYLGRMFSGVPVVRLRFRRKIQTGFSAEFDLRTYDPEGVIFFAGGHLNSSWIVLAMHHGKLELQLKYGSVSRVTSSGPVVNDGQWRKISVEEQGRSLVIKIDREAVMKIAVNGDLFTLKKGMHELNLTVGGVPFREDGLVNQVNPRLDGCMKEWRWLTGEDTSIQETVRSNDNMQCFSTEDPGAYYPGTGFALFNISYESQNLSVRLILRPTSAMGVLFALVYQDRVPLSISLANYNPLTEEWRDFILVSVDDVIIASSPAPLCDGDSHEIQVTISSNQTLLLVDGHPGRSEGTEVPVEILSQSSTFIGGIPDVPLVSTLVSAPYSGCMEVSVNGRPLDLDQAIHKHNDIRSHSCPLLDSLQ, encoded by the exons ATGCGGTTGACCCCGACAAAGTCCctttcatcagcagcagccctGCTAATCCTGCTGGTGGTCCGCTGGTCCGACAGCA ttTCACTGTCTCCCCAAGAGGCACACCAGTTTCTGAGCAGACACCGGAGAGCAAATCAAGTTTTCGAGGAGACGAAGCAAGGGCACTTGGAGAGGGAGTGTGTTGAAGAAAAGTGCACCAAAGAGGAGGCCAGAGAAGTGTTCGAAAACGACCCGGAGACG GACTACTTCTATCCCAAGTATTTAG CCTGTGTGGAAAGGTTTGGAGATGCtgaaaagaagaagcaggatCTGATTACATGTGTCCACA atattCCAGACCAGTGCTCTCCTTCTCCCTGTAATCCCAGAGGTACGGTGCGCTGCGAGGACAAAAAGGGCGACTTCCTATGTCATTGTTTTACAGGCTGGACCGGAGCCACTTGCGAGCAAG ATGTCGACGAGTGCAGCAAGAGAAACGGAGGGTGTGACCACGGGTGCAACAACACCATGGGCAGTTACCGCTGCTCCTGTCGCCAAGGCTACATGCTGGTGGGACGCCACATGTGTCATG acgTGGACGAGTGTGAGGACCCCGTTGTGTGTGGAACAGCTCGCTGTGAAAATAACGAGGGCAGCTATGACTGTTTGTGCAATGTCGGCTATGCCTACGACAATGAAACCAAGAGCTGTGTTG ATGTGGATGAGTgtgagacaggtgtgtgtgcagaggagtGTCTGAACACTCCAGGGAGTTTCCGCTGCTTCTGCGATGGTCGTCAGGGCATGAAGCTGGGCCAGGACCTCAGGAGCTGTAAG ccCCTGACTCCTTGTATGTTGCCGTCTCTGAAAAAGAACACGCGCTCCCTCTACCTGGGTCGCATGTTTAGTGGCGTTCCAGTGGTGAGGCTGCGTTTCCGCCGAAAGATTCAAACTGG cttttcaGCTGAGTTTGACTTGCGCACCTACGACCCTGAGGGAGTGATCTTCTTTGCCGGAGGTCACCTTAACAGCTCCTGGATCGTTCTGGCAATGCATCATGGGAAGCTGGAGCTACAGTTGAAGTACGGTTCAGTCAGCAGGGTCACCAGCAGCGGGCCTGTTGTCAATGATGGCCAGTGGAGAAAG aTCTCGGTGGAGGAGCAGGGCCGGAGTCTGGTGATTAAGATCGACAGAGAGGCCGTCATGAAGATAGCAGTAAACGGTGATCTGTTTACACTAAAGAAAGGCATGCATGAGCTTAACCTCACCGTGGGAGGAGTCCCTTTTAGAGAAGACGGCCTCGTCAACCAG GTGAACCCACGTCTAGACGGCTGTATGAAGGAGTGGAGGTGGTTGACTGGTGAAGATACATCCATACAGGAAACTGTTCGGTCCAACGACAACATGCAGTGTTTCAGCACCGAGGATCCTGGAGCGTATTACCCCGGCACAGGCTTCGCTCTCTTCAACATCAGctatg AATCACAGAACTTGAGTGTCCGGTTGATCCTGCGTCCAACCTCTGCAATGGGAGTGCTGTTTGCACTTGTTTATCAGGACAGagtccctctctccatctctctagCAAACTATAATCCCCTCACTGAAGAATGGCGAGAT ttcaTCCTAGTATCTgtggatgatgtcatcattgcCAGCTCTCCTGCGCCCCTGTGTGACGGCGATAGTCATGAAATCCAGGTGACTATCTCAAGCAACCAAACCCTGCTGCTGGTCGACGGGCACCCTGGACGTAGTGAAGGCACCGAAGTACCTGTTGAAATCCTGTCACAGTCGAGCACCTTTATAGGAGGCATACCTG ATGTCCCTCTGGTGTCCACGCTGGTGTCGGCACCCTACAGTGGCTGTATGGAGGTCAGTGTTAACGGACGGCCCCTGGACTTGGACCAGGCCATCCACAAACACAATGACATCCGCTCACACtcctgccccctgctggactcCCTCCAGTGA